One region of Emys orbicularis isolate rEmyOrb1 chromosome 4, rEmyOrb1.hap1, whole genome shotgun sequence genomic DNA includes:
- the LOC135877666 gene encoding olfactory receptor 5AP2-like — protein MAAGGNDTAVTHFILLGLTNRTDLQGLLFGSFLLIYTMTLMGNLGMMALIHADPHLHTPMYYFLSTLSFVDVCYSSVVTPRLLADFLATDKSISYTGCMAQMAFFLLHGTAECLLLATMAYDRFVAICRPLLYHTLMSRGMCIRLVAVAYTLSMANSAVQTSNVFRLPFCGPNHINHYFCDIPPLLQLVCSDTTMAKVILYIFSALATMTTLTIILVSYGYILVTVGRMSSAEGRRKALSTCASHFVAIFLFYGTVFFMYIKPRAGDSMDQDKVISVFYTIVIPMLNPLIYSLRNREVKDSLRRKVCGKIFP, from the coding sequence ATGGCTGCTGGAGGGAATGACACCGCTGTGACCCATTTCATCCTGCTGGGCCTCACGAACCGTACAGACCTGCAGGGGCTGCTCTTTGGGTCCTtcctgctgatttacaccatgacACTGATGGGAAACCTGGGCATGATGGCCTTGATCCACGCTGAcccccacctccacacccccatgtactacTTCCTCAGCACGCTCTCCTTCGTCGACGTCTGCTACTCCTCCGTGGTCACCCCCCGGCTGCTGGCTGATTTCCTCGCCACCGACAAGTCCATCTCCTACACTGGCTGCATGGCACAGATGGCTTTCTTCTTACTCCATGGCACAGCCGAGTGCCTGCTCCTGGCCACCATGGCCTATGACCGGTTTGTGGCCATCTGCCGCCCCCTTCTCTACCACACTCTCATGTCCAGGGGGATGTGCATACGGCTGGTGGCTGTGGCCTACACCCTCAGCATGGCCAACTCAGCCGTGCAGACCAGCAATGTCTTCCGGCTGCCCTTCTGCGGCCCCAACCACATCAATCACTATTTCTGTGATATCCCCCCTCTGCTGCAGCTTGTCTGCAGTGACACCACCATGGCCAAGGTAATTCTCTACATCTTCTCCGCCCTGGCAACCATGACCACCTTGACCATCATTCTGGTATCCTACGGCTACATCCTGGTCACCGTTGGGAGGATGAGCTCAGCAGAGGGCCGCCGGAAGGCCCTGTCCACCTGTGCCTCCCACTTTGTGGCCATCTTTCTCTTTTATGGCACGGTCTTCTTCATGTACATCAAGCCCAGAGCGGGGGACTCAATGGACCAGGACAAGGTCATCTCAGTGTTCTACACCATTGTCATCCCCATGCTGAACCCCttgatctacagcctgaggaacaggGAGGTAAAGGACTCCCTGAGAAGGAAGGTCTGTGGGAAGATATTTCCTTAA
- the LOC135878605 gene encoding olfactory receptor 11L1-like: MSMENRTSVTEFILLGFPLPRELRLLSFAIFLAIYLVTLLGNAVIIALSQLEAGLRTPMYFFLSNFSLLEMCYTSVTVPRLLGDFQHGHRAISFRACITQMYFFFFFGSTEFFLLATMAYDRYLAICHPLRYPVLMNGRACARLALVSWVSGFLTPFLPTVFISQLPFCGTNRINHFFCDTGPLLRLSTGDTHVADILVFLVSAVVVLSSFLLTLTSYTLIVSAICRIPSATGRHKAFSTCASHLTVVTIFYGTVIFMYIRPGSGQASDMDKVVSVFYAIIIPLLNPVIYTLRNRDFKRALGKALRRVKAAFTVLT, encoded by the coding sequence ATGAGCATGGAGAACCGAACGTCTGTCACCGAGTTCATCCTGCTGGGCTTCCCTCTCCCGCGGGAGCTTCGGCTCCTCTCCTTTGCCATCTTTCTGGCCATCTACCTTGTCACACTGCTTGGCAATGCGGTGATCATCGCCCTCTCCCAGCTGGAGGCTGGCCTGcgcacccccatgtacttctttctCAGCAACTTCTCCCTGCTGGAGATGTGCTACACCTCGGTCACGGTGCCCCGGCTGCTGGGAGATTTTCAGCACGGCCATCGTGCCATCTCCTTCCGCGCCTGCATCACCCAGAtgtacttcttcttcttcttcggctCCACAGAGTTCTTCCTCCTGGCGACCATGGCTTATGACCGGTACCTGGCCATCTGCCACCCGCTGCGCTACCCGGTGCTCATGAATGGCCGAGCCTGTGCCCGGCTGGCCCTCGTCTCCTGGGTGAGTGGCTTCCTtacccccttcctgcccacagtCTTCATCTCGCAGCTGCCCTTCTGTGGCACCAACCGAATCAACCACTTCTTCTGTGACACAGGGCCCCTGCTGAGGCTGTCAACCGGTGATACCCACGTGGCTGACATCTTGGTCTTCCTGGTCTCGGCGGTGGTGGTGCTCAGCTCCTTCCTCCTGACCCTCACCTCCTACACCCTGATTGTCTCCGCCATCTGCCGTATCCCGTCAGCCACGGGGAGACACAAAGCATTCTCCACATGTGCCAGCCACCTCACCGTCGTCACCATCTTCTACGGCACGGTCATATTCATGTACATTCGTCCGGGATCTGGCCAGGCCTCCGACATGGACAAGGTGGTGTCGGTCTTCTATGCCATTATCATCCCGCTGCTGAACCCTGTCATCTATACCCTGAGGAACAGGGACTTCAAGAGAGCCCTGGGGAAAGCCCTGAGGAGAGTGAAGGCTGCCTTTACTGTCCTGACTTGA